Genomic segment of Fervidobacterium gondwanense DSM 13020:
GAAGTAACGCAAATACTGAGCAGATTTCCTTGAATTAAATCAACATGTCTTGTCATTCTAATGTTTTCAAATAGCATGATCCCTCCAATAGTCAGCAAATTCATGCACAACAAGAAAGAACTCCTTATCATGGAGCAGCGATGTGAGAAGTTTGCATTGTTTAATCTACGATCTGTTGTAAAATAAGAGTGGAAAAGTAATTTTTTGAAATTACTTGTATATACAAGTATATACAAGTTAAACGCAAATATCAGGACTATTTTGCCACTTTTGAGATTTCCGTTTTGTATACCACGGGTATAGAATTTCAGTAGGTGCGAAGAGAAACGTGCCCATCATGCTGAAGAAGGAGGGGACTGTATGAGTTTTAAACGATTGTTCGGAAGTTTGGTTGTTCTGTTTCTCGTCTGTACGGTAGCGTTTGCTGCTGTAGAAATTACTTTCTGGCATGGTTTGGCCAGAGATCCTGACAAGAGTAGTATTGACAAAATCATCGCAGCATTTGAGAAAGAGAATCCAGGGATAAAGGTTAAAGTTGTTATAGTCCCTGCAGCCGAAACAGATTCAACGAAGTTGCTTACAGCGGTTGCTGCCGGTACCGGTCCAGATTTGGTTTACATCGACCGCTTTACAGTTCCTCAGAGGGCAGCATACGATGTGCTTGAGCCAATTGATAACTACCTGAAGCAACTCGGAGTGAATGTAGCAGATTTCTTAAAGCAGTTCTATCCATTTGCTGTTGAAGAGTGTATGTTTAATGGTAAGTACTACGCACTTCCATTTGATACTGATGTTAGGGTTATGCTTTACAATAAGAAGTTACTTAAAGCAGCCGGCTTTGAAAGACCACCGACAAACGTTTACGATATGATAAAGATAGCAGAGAAACTTACAAAAGAAGGTAAAAAGGGTAAGTACGATACGGTAGGGTTTATTCCTTGGTACGCTCAAGGCTGGCCCTACACATGGATATTTGCCTTTGAAGGAAAAGTGTTCGATGAAAAGACAGGAAAGTTTGTTTTTGCAACAGATCCTGGGGTAATCGAAGCATTTAAATGGCAAAAGTCATGGGCGGATAGGTTCGGGTATGAAGCTTTGAACGCATTTGGTTCTCTTCAAATTGGTGATTTGACACCGTTTACCGCTGGAAAGCTTGCAATGCTTGTTGATGGTAACTGGACTATATCCGGAATAAAATTGTTCGCTCCTAAGGATTTTGAATTTTCAATAGCTGGTATACCAACGAAATCTGGTAAGAATGTAACATGGGCTGGCGGATGGAGTGTTGCAATTCCAAAAGGTGCTAAGAGACCACTTGAAGCAGCGAAGCTTGCTTTGTATATAGCAACAAAAGGTCAAGTGACATATAGCGTTGATACTCTGCATCTACCAACCTATAAGCCTGCAGTAAGCGAACTTCTAAAGGTTGACCCATCGCAGAAGGTTTTCGTTGACTTACTTGAAGACGCAAAGTGTAGACCTCCTCTTCCAGTTGGTGCGTTGCTCTGGGATAAACTTGTTGAAGCACGGGATATGGTATTGACGGGAAAGAAAACCGTTGAACAGGCTTTGAAAGATGCACAAGATGCTGTTCAACGTGAGTATGACAAGATAATGGCAAAACAAAAATAGGTTGGGTGATAGCGATGAGATTTAAAGCAAGAATATACGTGTTGTTGATTTCAGTTCTGATAATGTCAGTTCTTTTTGCTCAAGAAGAATTTAGGATTCCTGAATCGTCATACTGGTATCCAAATGACTTGTTAGATTGGTCGCTGGAAGCTGACCCAGATGCGAAATACAACGTTTCGCAAGTTCCACTTCAAAAGAGGATTTCTGGCGAGAAAATATCAAGTAGTGCATCCGAGAAGGTTAAGATAGTAGCGCTATCTATAATGAATTCGTCTACAAGTGGTATGCCATCACAGGGAAGAAACGATTCAATGAAGGTCTATCCTTTCACGTATTGGCAGTATGTAGATTATTTGGTAGCCTGGGCTGGTTCAGCTGGTGAAGGTATAATCGTTCCTCCAGGACCAGATACAATTGATGCCGGTCATAAGAACGGGGTTCCTGTCCTCGGGACAATATTCTTCCCTCCGAATGTGTACGGTGGACGAAGAAACTGGGTTGACCAAGTCTTGCAAGAAGATGAAGATGGAACATTTCCAGTTGCTGATAAATTGATAGAAGTTGCAAGATATTATGGATTCGATGGTTGGTTTATAAATCAGGAAACGGAAGGTTGTAACGAAGAGCACGCAAATACGATGGTAAGATTCATAAAGTATTTTAAGACTAAAGCACCAGAACTTATCATCTTTTGGTATGACGCCATGACAGATACCGGAGAAGTTGCGTGGCAAGGTGAACTCAACGAAACAAATGTGGATTTTATTGTGAGTAACGGCGAAAGAATTTCTGATTTTATGTTCGTTGATTTCAGATGGATTTCTTCAAAAAGGCCAAACTCCATTGTTAACACATTGGCAAATTCTCAAAAGTACAATTTATCTCAGTACGATTTCTTTGCTGGTGTATTACTCCAAGGTGATGGGTACAATACTCCTTATTTCAATCTCCCGAAGATTCAGAACACAGACGGCACTCTTAAATTGTCGTTAGGTTTGTATGGTCCTTGCTGGTCTTATTATTCATCAAGAACTTTTGATGAATTTTGGAAAAAAGAAAATGTACTGTGGATAGGCAATCATGAATCATTGGTGTATGGTGAAAAGTCTGTTAAGCCTGATTGGTCTGGATTTGCAAAGTTTGTAGTAGAGAAATCACCAGTAACGAAACTACCGTTCGTAACTAATTTCAACGTTGGACATGGTAAGTATTTCTTCGTTAACGGAGAGAAAGTAAAGAGCACAGAGTGGCACAATAGGAGTTTGCAAGATGTCATGCCAACATATAGATGGAAAGTTGAAGGTAAGCCTTTAAATGTGCAGATTGATTACGATAACGCATATTACGGCGGAAGTTCACTAAAGTTTTCTGGTGAAATGGAAAGAAATGACACAGCTTTGTATCACTTGTATGTTGCAAATCTACCAGTTACAAATAAAACGTATTTCTCTGTAGCATTT
This window contains:
- a CDS encoding ABC transporter substrate-binding protein, whose amino-acid sequence is MSFKRLFGSLVVLFLVCTVAFAAVEITFWHGLARDPDKSSIDKIIAAFEKENPGIKVKVVIVPAAETDSTKLLTAVAAGTGPDLVYIDRFTVPQRAAYDVLEPIDNYLKQLGVNVADFLKQFYPFAVEECMFNGKYYALPFDTDVRVMLYNKKLLKAAGFERPPTNVYDMIKIAEKLTKEGKKGKYDTVGFIPWYAQGWPYTWIFAFEGKVFDEKTGKFVFATDPGVIEAFKWQKSWADRFGYEALNAFGSLQIGDLTPFTAGKLAMLVDGNWTISGIKLFAPKDFEFSIAGIPTKSGKNVTWAGGWSVAIPKGAKRPLEAAKLALYIATKGQVTYSVDTLHLPTYKPAVSELLKVDPSQKVFVDLLEDAKCRPPLPVGALLWDKLVEARDMVLTGKKTVEQALKDAQDAVQREYDKIMAKQK
- a CDS encoding endo-beta-N-acetylglucosaminidase, encoding MRFKARIYVLLISVLIMSVLFAQEEFRIPESSYWYPNDLLDWSLEADPDAKYNVSQVPLQKRISGEKISSSASEKVKIVALSIMNSSTSGMPSQGRNDSMKVYPFTYWQYVDYLVAWAGSAGEGIIVPPGPDTIDAGHKNGVPVLGTIFFPPNVYGGRRNWVDQVLQEDEDGTFPVADKLIEVARYYGFDGWFINQETEGCNEEHANTMVRFIKYFKTKAPELIIFWYDAMTDTGEVAWQGELNETNVDFIVSNGERISDFMFVDFRWISSKRPNSIVNTLANSQKYNLSQYDFFAGVLLQGDGYNTPYFNLPKIQNTDGTLKLSLGLYGPCWSYYSSRTFDEFWKKENVLWIGNHESLVYGEKSVKPDWSGFAKFVVEKSPVTKLPFVTNFNVGHGKYFFVNGEKVKSTEWHNRSLQDVMPTYRWKVEGKPLNVQIDYDNAYYGGSSLKFSGEMERNDTALYHLYVANLPVTNKTYFSVAFLSEVGKVDGRIVLKFVDGETLSIPVPSMPQWRRYEYSLQNYAGKTISGIYLSVKSSAKQTVSFNLGEIGVYEKAASPKANKVQIEDLTFSEGIYAQLKLTIQTSEKAKAYEIYRRLPTGNELVWVSVNPYTYIYSLRRFGHENETVLQVVPVSENNTRGKAVSVSFKWPEYPKPKADFVVSNTIIKPGESVVFESKSSETTEKLTWEFEGGEPAVSHENVVRVTYNKEGIYTVKLIAGNISGEDVKEVQGMIVVTKNAEKIQNLALGKDTYASSFVPAEKPALAVDGTVENNSKWCAVGDLPHWLVIDLGKEYIVNRVIIKHAESGKESADWNTKDYRIQISTDGENWKDVVVVRNNLKGITEHSFPPVKGRYVRLFVEAPTQTGDKAARIYEVEVYGLEEQ